A region from the Cannabis sativa cultivar Pink pepper isolate KNU-18-1 chromosome 9, ASM2916894v1, whole genome shotgun sequence genome encodes:
- the LOC115721908 gene encoding tyrosine decarboxylase-like — translation MGSFGDFEFPQNNALLNIAGGSSNDNPLDPEEFRRQGHMVIDFIADYYKNIEKYPVLSQVEPGYLKKRLPTSAPFYPESIETILGDVQDHIVPGITHWQSPNYFAYFPSSGSIAGFLGEMLATGFNVVGFNWMSSPAATELESIVMDWLGQMLRLPKSFLFSGNGGGVLQGTTCEAILCTLVAARDRTLRIIGNDNIGKLVVYCSDQTHCAFKKAAQIAGINPNNFRVIPTTLSSSFSMCPKALRNTITADVEAGLVPIFLLATVGTTSTTAVDPLGPLCDVAKDYGMWVHVDAAYAGSICICPEFRHFIDGVEGADSFSFNAHKWFFTTLDCCCLWVKDPAALTKSLSTDPEYLKNKATESKQVVDYKDWQLALSRRFRSLKLWLVLRSYGVEKLRGFLRSHVKMAKVFQGFVEADNRFEVVVPRNFANVCFRISPSAVMNKSSNGVLGEITNSNDISSPRTKTKMGLVNEVNQKLMESINGSGGIYMTHSVVGGIYLLRFAVGATLTQESHVIEAWNVVKQHAHAILNSIPTTHSQ, via the coding sequence ATGGGTAGCTTCGGCGACTTTGAGTTTCCCCAAAACAATGCTCTTTTAAACATAGCTGGTGGCTCAAGCAATGATAACCCGCTGGACCCTGAGGAGTTCCGGCGCCAAGGCCACATGGTCATTGATTTCATTGCCGATTACTACAAAAACATCGAGAAGTACCCAGTTCTTAGCCAAGTCGAACCGGGCTACCTCAAAAAGCGGCTCCCCACTTCAGCCCCTTTCTATCCGGAATCCATTGAGACCATTCTAGGTGACGTCCAGGACCACATCGTTCCCGGAATAACCCATTGGCAGAGCCCCAACTACTTTGCATACTTTCCTTCTAGCGGTAGCATTGCAGGCTTCCTTGGAGAAATGTTAGCCACTGGCTTCAATGTCGTTGGATTCAACTGGATGTCGTCCCCAGCTGCAACCGAGCTGGAGAGCATAGTGATGGATTGGCTTGGTCAAATGCTCAGACTGCCTAAGTCATTTCTTTTCTCTGGAAATGGAGGCGGTGTCCTACAAGGAACCACATGCGAGGCCATCTTGTGTACTCTCGTTGCTGCACGAGATCGAACTCTCAGAATTATTGGAAACGACAATATTGGAAAGCTCGTCGTTTATTGTTCCGACCAAACTCATTGTGCTTTCAAGAAAGCTGCCCAGATAGCAGGGATCAATCCCAACAATTTTCGAGTTATCCCCACAACTTTGTCGTCTTCGTTTTCCATGTGTCCCAAGGCTTTGAGAAACACCATAACTGCTGATGTTGAGGCTGGACTCGTTCCCATATTTTTACTCGCAACTGTCGGGACAACGTCCACAACTGCTGTTGACCCACTCGGACCACTATGTGACGTGGCAAAGGATTACGGAATGTGGGTTCATGTGGATGCAGCCTACGCTGGGAGCATTTGCATTTGCCCAGAATTTAGACACTTCATCGACGGAGTGGAAGGAGCTGACTCCTTTAGCTTTAACGctcacaaatggttcttcaccaCCTTGGATTGTTGCTGCCTTTGGGTGAAAGACCCCGCAGCATTGACAAAATCATTGTCTACTGATCCTGAATATTTGAAGAACAAGGCCACCGAATCAAAGCAAGTAGTTGACTATAAAGACTGGCAACTCGCTCTAAGCAGACGATTTCGTTCTCTCAAATTGTGGCTCGTGCTCCGTAGCTATGGAGTCGAGAAACTACGTGGGTTCCTACGAAGCCATGTGAAGATGGCCAAGGTGTTCCAAGGTTTTGTGGAAGCTGACAACAGATTTGAGGTTGTGGTTCCGAGGAATTTCGCCAACGTGTGTTTCAGAATATCGCCTTCAGCAGTAATGAATAAAAGTAGTAATGGAGTATTGGGTGAGATAACTAACAGTAATGATATTAGTAGCCCAAGAACTAAGACAAAGATGGGATTAGTGAATGAAGTGAACCAAAAATTGATGGAGTCGATTAATGGGTCAGGTGGGATTTACATGACCCATTCGGTTGTTGGTGGTATCTATTTGCTTCGTTTCGCTGTTGGAGCCACTCTCACCCAAGAATCTCATGTCATTGAGGCTTGGAACGTAGTCAAGCAACATGCACACGCCATACTCAACTCAATTCCCACTACCCATTCCCAATAG